One Candidatus Neomarinimicrobiota bacterium DNA segment encodes these proteins:
- a CDS encoding DUF4249 family protein, with protein MGNQLKRLSMMMSLLVVVCSCDETPVQTGDIFVEDSLVVHAILDPDQDRQKVVISRVLPPEDFQEIYVNDVQVKINNFPLEHREVESNLLHRRGFNYQEDYNYYTRLEVENENTYTLVVTRNRDTLITGQTTVPEIQSMEFSPPNRTFQWVAPDAPLFYFSASSNRGIYEENRTILHDRTPMLNRNDLVSGRYTIPADQYSEISNFRFAVTAVDSNYFEYIINESTRAGISGGRGVFGSQSREEYIYTQRGPRSR; from the coding sequence ATGGGCAATCAGTTGAAAAGGTTGAGTATGATGATGAGTCTTTTGGTGGTTGTCTGCAGTTGTGACGAGACGCCGGTACAGACCGGTGATATCTTCGTTGAAGATTCCCTGGTCGTTCATGCAATTCTTGACCCGGACCAAGATAGACAAAAAGTCGTCATTTCCAGGGTTTTGCCGCCGGAGGATTTTCAGGAAATTTACGTGAACGATGTGCAGGTAAAGATAAATAATTTCCCATTAGAGCACCGCGAAGTGGAGAGTAATCTACTCCACAGGCGGGGCTTTAACTACCAGGAAGACTATAATTATTATACGCGGCTCGAGGTCGAAAATGAAAACACCTATACACTCGTGGTAACACGGAATCGCGATACGCTGATTACCGGTCAAACCACCGTGCCGGAAATTCAGTCTATGGAATTTTCCCCGCCGAACCGAACTTTTCAATGGGTTGCGCCCGACGCACCGTTGTTCTATTTTTCCGCCTCGTCAAACAGAGGTATCTATGAAGAGAACCGTACCATATTGCACGACCGGACCCCGATGCTTAACCGAAACGATCTTGTGAGCGGACGGTACACCATCCCGGCTGATCAATACAGCGAAATTTCTAATTTTCGGTTTGCAGTGACGGCCGTAGACTCGAATTATTTCGAATACATCATTAACGAATCAACGCGTGCCGGGATCTCCGGCGGGCGGGGCGTGTTCGGCTCGCAAAGCCGGGAGGAGTATATATACACGCAGCGCGGACCGCGATCGCGATAA
- a CDS encoding TonB-dependent receptor, protein MGLAQSPATITGEVTDSLGKPLPGTNVWIPDSPFGSSTDQAGHFQIEVPPGEYTVFFNRIGYRLETRTLPITAGEEVSLNITLDVEPVRMRGGIVVEEESQSPYLNTQYRATPYTAQNITSIAEPDVFTTITSLPGIIQTNDLTGNLYVRGGASDQNRILLDGVPIYNPYHLFGLFGSFNIWALESFNVYPAEFPVRYSGRLSSIIDIRTRDPWSGDVTIANLSLVSSGATVTRSWKDEAVLVSARRSYLDLMSQILGADLPYYFYDTNLKFVHKFTEALQLRAWGYFSQDRFRPGLNSLQDLLDKSPGSLVNRWGNQAGALQMEYNTSSQHSRVSLAVSRNYLEMYSEDAYSVDNSLRDIILRADVIQPYGKQVVHVGFYLTNKHLSYNWNGDYTLERVFYPDIPTVFQYNYREYLYGIYFQDEITITPKLLVSGGVIWDHWRSVEPFSPRLNIKWRRTEDSFFKLAAGVYHQNFSQGAETREGSVNAPVFPTQRASRALTISLGYSKKLNRYYSLNVEAYRRYFHDVPQIYRNAQFPEFEYGTGGAIGLDFYLKKGLGTFTYQLSGAVQQNTVEFSGNSFNPDWDVPFNINALFNWNITDDIALNSRILYHSGTPYTPVVEKYLRFQNPFHGGSEDSLTVIYKPGEQNSERLPGYFRMDLGLKKRGTWGPLEYQFNFQVMNLFNTQNILRYQWYDYYYNQTQSQDENGGTVTGLPLIPSFGIVLRY, encoded by the coding sequence GTGGGGCTAGCACAGTCGCCGGCAACTATTACCGGGGAGGTGACCGATTCTCTGGGCAAACCGTTACCCGGCACCAATGTCTGGATCCCGGATTCACCGTTTGGCAGCTCGACCGATCAGGCGGGCCATTTTCAAATTGAGGTCCCACCAGGCGAGTATACCGTCTTTTTTAACCGGATCGGGTATCGCCTGGAAACGCGCACCCTTCCGATTACTGCAGGCGAAGAAGTATCGTTGAATATTACTTTGGACGTTGAACCGGTCAGGATGCGCGGCGGCATCGTGGTGGAAGAGGAGAGCCAGAGCCCGTATTTAAACACTCAATACCGTGCGACACCGTATACCGCACAGAATATTACTTCCATAGCCGAGCCGGATGTATTTACGACAATCACGTCACTCCCCGGAATCATCCAGACGAATGATTTAACCGGAAACCTGTACGTTCGTGGCGGCGCTTCGGACCAGAATCGTATTCTGCTGGACGGAGTCCCGATTTACAATCCGTATCACCTGTTCGGGTTGTTCGGCAGCTTTAATATCTGGGCGCTGGAGAGCTTCAATGTGTATCCGGCGGAGTTTCCCGTGCGGTATTCCGGGCGACTCAGCAGTATTATCGATATCCGTACCAGAGATCCCTGGTCCGGGGACGTGACAATTGCAAATCTGAGCCTGGTGTCCTCCGGGGCGACAGTTACCCGGAGTTGGAAGGATGAGGCCGTTCTGGTTTCGGCAAGACGCTCTTATCTGGATCTAATGTCCCAAATACTGGGAGCAGATTTACCGTATTATTTCTATGACACCAACCTGAAGTTCGTCCACAAGTTTACGGAGGCGCTTCAGCTGAGAGCCTGGGGCTATTTTAGTCAGGATCGCTTTCGGCCCGGGCTGAATTCTCTGCAGGATCTCCTGGATAAATCACCCGGATCTCTGGTAAACCGATGGGGCAATCAGGCTGGCGCCCTCCAGATGGAATATAATACCTCTTCTCAGCACAGTCGTGTTTCATTGGCGGTCAGCCGGAATTATCTCGAAATGTACAGCGAGGACGCATACTCCGTTGATAATAGCTTGAGGGATATCATTCTGCGGGCGGACGTGATCCAGCCGTACGGGAAGCAGGTGGTGCATGTGGGATTTTATCTGACCAATAAACATCTGTCTTATAATTGGAACGGCGATTATACGCTTGAGCGAGTATTTTATCCTGATATTCCAACAGTTTTCCAGTATAACTACCGGGAATATCTCTACGGGATTTACTTTCAGGATGAAATCACCATCACGCCGAAGCTTCTCGTTTCCGGTGGCGTTATTTGGGACCACTGGCGGTCAGTTGAGCCCTTTTCGCCCAGGTTGAACATCAAGTGGCGCCGTACGGAAGACTCATTTTTCAAATTAGCTGCCGGAGTGTACCATCAGAATTTTTCCCAGGGCGCCGAGACGAGAGAAGGCAGCGTGAATGCACCGGTTTTCCCGACCCAGCGGGCATCCAGGGCGCTCACAATCTCGCTGGGATACTCTAAAAAACTGAATCGGTATTACAGCCTGAATGTGGAAGCGTATCGACGGTATTTCCACGACGTACCGCAGATTTACCGGAATGCACAGTTCCCGGAATTTGAATACGGAACAGGCGGCGCTATAGGTTTGGATTTTTATCTGAAGAAGGGGCTGGGCACCTTCACCTATCAGCTCTCAGGGGCGGTTCAGCAGAATACCGTAGAGTTTTCCGGGAATTCGTTTAATCCGGACTGGGATGTTCCATTCAATATAAATGCGCTGTTCAACTGGAATATCACGGATGACATTGCGCTAAACTCCCGGATATTGTATCACAGCGGTACACCCTACACTCCTGTCGTAGAGAAATATCTTCGGTTTCAAAATCCGTTTCATGGCGGTTCGGAGGACAGTCTGACTGTTATTTATAAACCTGGTGAACAAAACTCGGAGCGGCTTCCAGGATATTTTCGGATGGACCTGGGTTTAAAAAAGCGCGGCACCTGGGGACCGTTAGAGTATCAGTTCAATTTCCAGGTAATGAACCTGTTTAATACACAAAATATCCTGCGATACCAGTGGTATGATTATTACTACAACCAAACGCAGTCTCAGGATGAAAACGGTGGCACGGTTACCGGACTGCCGCTGATCCCGTCTTTTGGAATCGTATTGAGGTACTGA
- the selD gene encoding selenide, water dikinase SelD, which translates to MSPSDLSQVLRLLPEVDDPNVLVDFATSDDAAVYRQPDGSLLIASLDFFTPIVNDPYDFGAIAAANALSDIYAMGAEPMFALNIIGFPKNELPLEVLSEILRGGSDIASEAGIFVLGGHSIDDKEPKYGMVVIGRIPDEISILRNTGSRAGDSLILTKPLGTGILNTAIKHRVLDESEVQDMIHVMKSLNRDAAELASQYGANAVTDVTGYGLVGHLKEMLSDGNTSAALNIDKLPVFDRVMDLIDKGEVPGGTRRNLQSAGESIDFGSLTESQKLLVADAQTSGGLLISLPAINADTFVREMHDRGHTATTIIGRMEQAGSHPIIFR; encoded by the coding sequence CTGAGTCCTTCGGACCTGTCGCAGGTGCTGCGATTGCTCCCGGAAGTCGATGATCCCAATGTCCTGGTGGATTTCGCCACCAGTGACGACGCCGCCGTATATCGCCAACCGGACGGCTCCCTGCTAATCGCATCTCTGGACTTTTTTACGCCCATCGTGAATGATCCGTACGACTTTGGCGCCATCGCCGCCGCCAATGCCCTCAGCGATATTTACGCCATGGGTGCTGAGCCGATGTTTGCCCTGAATATCATCGGCTTTCCCAAGAATGAGCTGCCATTGGAAGTCCTGAGCGAGATACTCCGGGGCGGCAGCGATATTGCCAGCGAAGCGGGTATTTTTGTCCTGGGCGGACACAGCATTGACGACAAGGAACCTAAATATGGGATGGTGGTCATCGGCCGGATACCGGACGAAATCAGCATTCTGCGGAATACCGGCAGCCGCGCGGGCGACTCACTCATCCTGACCAAACCGTTGGGTACGGGTATCCTGAATACTGCTATTAAGCACAGGGTGTTGGACGAGTCCGAGGTTCAGGATATGATTCACGTAATGAAGTCGCTGAACAGAGATGCCGCTGAATTAGCCAGCCAATATGGCGCAAACGCGGTAACGGACGTCACCGGATACGGCCTGGTCGGCCACCTGAAGGAAATGCTGTCGGATGGCAACACTTCGGCCGCACTGAATATCGATAAGTTACCCGTTTTTGACCGTGTGATGGATCTCATCGATAAGGGTGAAGTCCCAGGCGGAACACGCCGAAATCTGCAATCCGCCGGGGAAAGCATCGATTTTGGCTCATTGACCGAGAGTCAAAAACTCCTGGTAGCCGATGCCCAGACCTCCGGTGGCCTGCTTATCAGTCTCCCGGCGATAAACGCCGACACATTCGTCCGGGAAATGCATGACCGGGGACATACCGCCACCACCATCATTGGACGTATGGAACAGGCCGGATCGCATCCAATCATATTCCGGTAA
- a CDS encoding AAA family ATPase, whose amino-acid sequence MSTSEIQKLTAEQLTSHISTDQFSFESTIEVESLEDVIGQDRAVRALEFGLNVENKSYNIFVTGMSGTGKATLVKRLLEEKSADEPVPDDWLMVNNFEDSYRPISFPLPFGEGVEFSRKMDQLIENLKNEMPRAFETEDYQEKRSRIMEEFQQKKREKINELEEEAREHDIQIQSTNAGFQTIPMVNDNPIDQETYNNLEDDIRQQVDENIDYVQREIQSTMQDINKLEKEFQEKIKELNKEVTLFVVGHRIDNLKEEYADHEEVGEYLEAVKADIIENVSDFTQAAQGDGGQQQQLMAMLGQQQDGEPDFTKYKVNVLVDNTKTEGAPVIEEINPTYNNIFGRMEKRAKFGAVYSDFTMVQPGSLLRANGGYLILDIEGVLTNPFVWDTLKRSLRNQEVRIEDVQEQLGYVTVSSLKPEPIPLDVKVILIGRREIFDLLLAYDEQFEKTFKVRADFDHETDNEAEAIAQYVQFISRVCREENLCHFSPDGVAALIEISQRAVSDQKKLSLRFGKVVELMTEANYWCNQNGTDLIGRDEVKTAFRERRYRSSMAEEKVRDQVLRDIKMIDTQGVEIGQVNALAVYQIGDFAFGQPSKITAECYMGKDGIINIERNAKLSGKIHDKGVEILSGWLGKQFAQDFPLNINISITFEQSYGGVDGDSASSTEAYAILSSLARVPISQKFAVTGSVNQKGEVQAIGGVNQKIEGFFDICKERGLTGDQGVLIPRANVEHLMLKSEVIDAIESGEFHIYPVEHISQGIEILTGMEAGDADGNGAYPENTIYGKAKTRLEEYVKRSFELRKKYGGNEEG is encoded by the coding sequence ATGAGCACATCCGAAATTCAGAAATTAACAGCAGAACAACTCACCAGTCACATTTCGACCGATCAATTCTCTTTTGAATCCACCATTGAAGTTGAATCTCTGGAAGATGTCATCGGCCAGGATCGGGCCGTCAGGGCGCTGGAGTTCGGCCTCAATGTGGAGAACAAGTCCTACAATATATTTGTTACCGGCATGAGCGGGACGGGCAAGGCCACGCTGGTGAAGCGTCTCCTGGAGGAAAAAAGCGCTGATGAGCCGGTGCCGGATGACTGGTTGATGGTAAACAATTTCGAGGATTCCTACAGACCAATTTCATTTCCGTTACCCTTTGGAGAAGGTGTTGAGTTTTCCCGGAAAATGGATCAACTCATCGAGAATTTGAAAAACGAAATGCCCCGGGCATTTGAGACCGAGGATTACCAGGAAAAACGATCCAGGATTATGGAAGAGTTCCAGCAGAAAAAGCGCGAAAAAATCAACGAACTGGAGGAGGAAGCCCGGGAACACGACATCCAGATTCAATCGACAAACGCCGGATTCCAGACTATCCCGATGGTCAACGATAATCCCATCGATCAGGAAACCTACAACAATTTAGAGGACGATATCAGGCAACAGGTGGACGAAAACATCGACTACGTACAGCGGGAAATCCAGTCCACAATGCAGGATATCAACAAGCTGGAAAAGGAATTCCAGGAAAAAATTAAGGAGCTGAATAAAGAAGTCACGTTGTTCGTGGTTGGTCACCGCATTGACAATCTGAAAGAGGAGTATGCGGATCACGAAGAAGTCGGCGAGTATCTGGAAGCGGTTAAGGCGGATATTATCGAGAATGTCAGCGATTTTACCCAGGCGGCCCAGGGTGACGGCGGACAACAACAGCAGTTAATGGCGATGCTCGGACAGCAACAAGACGGCGAGCCGGATTTTACCAAATACAAGGTTAATGTCCTCGTCGATAACACTAAAACCGAGGGTGCACCTGTTATCGAGGAGATCAATCCCACCTATAACAACATCTTTGGCAGGATGGAAAAACGAGCCAAGTTTGGTGCGGTATATTCGGACTTTACCATGGTTCAGCCGGGGTCGCTGTTGCGCGCGAACGGCGGGTATTTGATTTTGGATATTGAAGGAGTGCTAACTAATCCCTTCGTCTGGGATACACTGAAACGGTCGCTTCGCAACCAGGAAGTCCGAATAGAAGATGTGCAGGAACAGCTGGGATATGTTACCGTGAGCAGCCTGAAGCCGGAGCCGATTCCACTGGATGTGAAGGTTATCCTTATTGGTCGCCGGGAAATCTTTGACTTGCTGCTGGCATACGACGAACAGTTTGAGAAAACATTTAAAGTCAGGGCGGATTTTGACCATGAAACTGATAATGAAGCCGAAGCCATTGCCCAGTATGTTCAGTTTATTTCACGGGTCTGCCGGGAGGAGAACCTCTGTCATTTTTCGCCGGACGGTGTGGCGGCGCTTATCGAAATCAGCCAGCGGGCTGTGAGTGATCAGAAAAAGCTTTCACTGCGATTCGGCAAGGTCGTGGAACTGATGACCGAGGCCAATTACTGGTGCAACCAAAATGGAACTGATTTAATTGGCCGGGACGAGGTGAAAACTGCCTTCAGGGAACGGCGCTACCGCAGCAGCATGGCAGAAGAAAAAGTCCGCGACCAGGTGCTGCGTGATATCAAAATGATTGATACTCAGGGCGTGGAAATTGGTCAGGTAAACGCACTGGCGGTGTATCAGATTGGGGATTTTGCCTTTGGACAGCCGTCTAAAATCACCGCCGAGTGTTATATGGGCAAGGATGGTATCATCAATATTGAACGAAACGCCAAACTCAGCGGCAAAATTCACGATAAAGGGGTGGAGATACTCTCTGGCTGGCTCGGAAAGCAGTTTGCCCAGGACTTCCCACTGAATATTAACATCAGCATCACCTTTGAACAGTCCTACGGCGGCGTGGATGGCGACAGTGCTTCATCAACCGAAGCGTACGCAATTCTCAGTAGCCTGGCCAGGGTGCCCATTAGCCAAAAATTTGCTGTCACCGGCTCAGTGAATCAGAAGGGCGAAGTCCAGGCCATTGGCGGCGTAAACCAAAAGATTGAAGGTTTCTTCGATATCTGTAAAGAGCGGGGACTTACCGGTGATCAGGGGGTGCTGATTCCACGCGCCAACGTGGAGCATCTGATGCTGAAATCCGAGGTCATTGACGCCATCGAATCCGGCGAATTCCACATCTACCCGGTGGAACATATCAGCCAGGGCATCGAAATCCTGACCGGAATGGAAGCCGGTGACGCTGATGGAAACGGTGCCTATCCGGAAAACACTATCTACGGCAAAGCAAAAACCCGGCTGGAAGAATATGTGAAGCGATCGTTCGAGCTGCGCAAGAAATATGGAGGGAACGAAGAGGGTTAA